A single genomic interval of Colius striatus isolate bColStr4 chromosome 9, bColStr4.1.hap1, whole genome shotgun sequence harbors:
- the LOC133626013 gene encoding UDP-glucuronosyltransferase 1A8-like gives MTLRLCCAWIFVLLLPGLSDGGKLLVVPMVGSHWLSMQHVVEKLAERGHEVVVLMPEVSWQMKATQAYTVKSYPVTHTLEELDNSFREFVATHLKDLPFPLNTLAMFNSSWNAFHMFFTQCQDLFNNKEIQQHLNQSGFDAVLTDPILLCGATLANYFSLPFVFFMRGFPCSLHYEAPQCPNPLSYVPRLFTFNSDHMTFFQRVENALVSLLELVYCNVYYSEALKLSSDVLQKDVSLVDLVSSASIWLLRFDFVFEYVRPVMPNMVFIGGINCAQKKPLPKVCSYCCRKLKKKNKLNTQTHVNLPCHFEN, from the coding sequence ATGACACTGCGGCTTTGCTGTGCCTGGATTTTTGTCCTCCTcctacctggcctctcagatgGAGGGAAACTGTTGGTGGTGCCCATGGTTGGAAGCCACTGGCTTAGCATGCAGCATGTAGTTGAGAAGCTTGCTGAGAGAGGACACGAAGTGGTGGTGCTTATGCCAGAAGTAAGCTGGCAGATGAAAGCAACACAGGCATACACGGTGAAAAGTTACCCAGTGACTCACACACTAGAAGAACTGGATAATAGCTTTCGTGAATTTGTTGCCACTCACCTGAAGGACTTACCTTTCCCACTGAACACTCTGGCAATGTTCAACAGCTCATGGAATGCTTTCCATATGTTCTTTACTCAGTGCCAGGATCTATTCAACAACAAAGAGATACAGCAGCACCTGAATCAAAGTGGCTTTGATGCTGTCCTAACAGACCCCATTCTTCTGTGTGGAGCAACACTtgctaattatttttctcttccatttgtgTTCTTCATGAGAGGATTTCCTTGCAGCTTACACTATGAAGCACCACAGTGTCCAAATCCTCTGTCCTATGTCCCAAGACTATTTACCTTCAACTCAGACCACATGACCTTTTTCCAGAGAGTAGAGAATGCACTCGTTTCCCTCCTGGAGCTTGTTTATTGTAACGTTTACTACAGTGAAGCATTAAAGCTTTCGTCTGACGTTCTGCAGAAAGACGTATCCCTGGTAGATCTTGTGAGCTCTGCTTCCATTTGGCTTCTGAGATTTGACTTTGTGTTTGAATATGTCAGACCAGTGATGCCTAATATGGTCTTCATTGGAGGTATAAACTGTGCTCAGAAGAAACCACTACCTAAGGTATGTTCTTACTGCtgtagaaaattaaaaaaaaaaaacaaactaaacacCCAAACTCATGTAAATCTACCATGTCATTTTGAAAACTGA